In one Nitrospirota bacterium genomic region, the following are encoded:
- a CDS encoding N-acetylneuraminate synthase family protein: MNMKESSMHPGAVQAADRVTYVIAEIGINYNGLLENCYKMIDAAAEAGCNAVKFQFFRAKDLYPRSAGVLDWKDQEKEYSYDIYKAVESFELPEEWVATLITYCRVRTLDVLSSVFDAEGLDFLMQKGLKGIKLASYVVTNLPLIEHCARTGMPIIMSTGGATLAEISEAVDVVRKYHGNLSLLHCSIQYPTPLDCCNLGILKTLQCAFPGIPIGYSDHTAEVSRAPVQAVYLGAQIIEKHITMSKSMDGPDHFFALEPQELKRMVADIRQAEADYRRGNVTIDETLYGSSARIVYPHERYLREFAFMRLFARRNIKKGEIIAANDIAILRPGKKRLGLEPKYFYLFEEHRVTAKKDISFEDPITWDAILE; this comes from the coding sequence ATGAACATGAAAGAGAGCTCGATGCATCCCGGAGCTGTACAGGCAGCGGATCGTGTAACCTACGTCATTGCTGAAATAGGCATTAATTATAACGGATTGCTGGAGAACTGCTACAAAATGATTGATGCTGCCGCTGAGGCCGGCTGCAACGCAGTAAAGTTTCAGTTTTTCAGAGCAAAGGATTTATATCCAAGAAGTGCTGGCGTGCTTGATTGGAAAGATCAGGAGAAAGAGTATTCGTACGATATTTATAAGGCAGTAGAAAGTTTTGAGCTGCCAGAAGAGTGGGTTGCCACGCTGATAACCTATTGCAGGGTCAGAACATTGGACGTCTTGTCGTCAGTATTTGATGCCGAGGGGCTCGACTTCCTGATGCAAAAAGGATTAAAGGGGATTAAGCTCGCCTCATATGTAGTGACGAATCTGCCACTCATAGAGCATTGCGCAAGGACAGGCATGCCTATTATTATGTCGACAGGGGGTGCCACTCTCGCTGAAATATCAGAAGCGGTTGACGTCGTGAGGAAATATCATGGAAATCTGTCACTGCTCCACTGCTCTATACAATATCCAACGCCTCTTGATTGCTGCAATCTGGGAATCCTGAAGACATTGCAGTGCGCATTTCCTGGAATCCCGATTGGGTATTCTGATCATACTGCAGAAGTCTCCCGTGCTCCGGTGCAGGCCGTGTATCTCGGGGCTCAAATCATAGAGAAGCATATAACAATGAGTAAATCCATGGACGGTCCTGATCATTTTTTTGCGCTTGAGCCTCAAGAATTAAAGCGAATGGTAGCTGATATCAGGCAGGCGGAAGCGGACTATCGGAGAGGAAACGTTACTATCGATGAAACCCTTTACGGAAGCAGCGCGAGGATCGTATATCCTCACGAACGGTATCTGAGAGAGTTTGCTTTTATGCGGCTTTTCGCGCGAAGGAATATCAAGAAGGGTGAGATAATAGCTGCTAACGATATAGCTATTCTCAGGCCGGGTAAGAAAAGACTTGGACTGGAACCGAAGTATTTTTACCTCTTTGAGGAGCACAGGGTAACGGCTAAAAAAGATATATCTTTTGAGGATCCTATTACCTGGGATGCTATTCTGGAGTGA
- a CDS encoding glycosyltransferase, translated as MSKILFRADANPSIGTGDLVSLIHLSQYFEKKGWETHFIIREYKSGLLLAEKYRLGNVKVLPHSIAASQEVEAINQYIELNNIKVIVMEITERPLSEYEGITDQAVRACVCFDALIPRHLDLVVNWDVTAPTLYEKSPFSKTKFLLGSEYVILPMEFDYGRIEQRVYRETRDKLLIAMGGADELNFTQKVVDVLIQNAIAMELKIIIGSGYEYRYELEKSLDASPLRYEIKQNVTHMFDEYMQCDIAIGAGGLTSYELVATRTPAILIATYEHQIARCIYFEKAGWALYHGFRKVSPSALLEGLQQPILRERGPYFNGCEKIYEAVASCR; from the coding sequence GTGAGCAAAATTCTCTTCAGAGCAGATGCCAACCCGTCCATTGGGACTGGTGATTTAGTATCTCTGATACATCTTTCGCAGTATTTCGAAAAAAAAGGATGGGAGACGCATTTTATCATCCGGGAGTACAAATCTGGACTTTTGCTTGCAGAGAAATACCGGTTAGGAAATGTCAAGGTCCTTCCGCATTCCATAGCAGCCAGTCAGGAAGTCGAAGCAATAAACCAGTACATCGAACTGAACAATATAAAAGTAATCGTTATGGAGATAACAGAGCGACCTCTTTCTGAATACGAGGGGATAACCGATCAGGCGGTGAGGGCATGTGTGTGTTTCGACGCTCTCATCCCTCGTCATCTGGATCTGGTCGTCAATTGGGATGTCACTGCTCCTACATTATATGAAAAGTCACCCTTCTCTAAAACAAAATTCCTGTTAGGTTCGGAGTACGTGATTCTGCCTATGGAGTTTGATTATGGCAGGATCGAGCAGAGGGTCTATAGAGAGACACGGGACAAACTCTTGATAGCTATGGGGGGAGCTGATGAGCTCAATTTTACCCAGAAGGTCGTCGATGTGCTGATACAAAATGCAATAGCTATGGAGCTTAAGATAATCATTGGATCAGGATATGAATACCGATATGAGCTCGAAAAGAGTCTGGACGCCTCACCATTGCGGTATGAAATTAAACAAAACGTAACCCATATGTTTGATGAATACATGCAGTGCGACATTGCGATTGGTGCGGGAGGATTGACTTCATATGAGCTGGTTGCAACGAGAACGCCAGCTATTCTCATCGCTACGTATGAGCATCAGATTGCGCGATGCATTTATTTCGAAAAGGCTGGATGGGCACTATACCATGGGTTCAGGAAGGTAAGTCCATCGGCCCTGCTGGAAGGATTGCAACAACCTATCTTAAGAGAAAGAGGACCGTATTTCAATGGATGCGAGAAAATTTATGAAGCTGTCGCTTCTTGTAGATAA
- a CDS encoding formyltransferase family protein, whose translation MDARKFMKLSLLVDNPDSWFWKYVPHVEAILKRFASSVAIYRKASEIRTGDILFILSCDRILMNDTLSKNRQNIVIHASDLPEGKGWSPLTWQIEEGRNIIPLTLFEATEQLDSGAWYIKDTVCLSGYDLIDETREKLALKLMEMIEAFLLGYPLEPRPQQGEETFFPRRTKKDNELDINLPLAAQFNKLRVMDNERYPAYFVIDGHRFIIKIYKDSEHKND comes from the coding sequence ATGGATGCGAGAAAATTTATGAAGCTGTCGCTTCTTGTAGATAATCCGGACAGCTGGTTCTGGAAATATGTTCCGCACGTCGAAGCCATTCTGAAGAGATTTGCTTCTTCTGTTGCGATTTACAGAAAGGCTTCAGAAATACGCACGGGAGATATTTTGTTTATTTTAAGCTGCGACAGAATCCTTATGAACGACACGTTATCAAAGAATCGACAGAATATTGTCATTCATGCGAGTGATTTGCCTGAGGGAAAAGGATGGTCGCCGCTGACGTGGCAGATAGAAGAAGGGAGAAATATAATACCTTTGACGTTATTTGAGGCAACGGAGCAACTCGACAGCGGTGCTTGGTATATCAAGGATACGGTATGCCTCTCGGGTTATGATCTTATTGATGAGACAAGAGAAAAATTGGCACTAAAGCTGATGGAGATGATAGAAGCATTTTTGCTCGGGTATCCTCTGGAACCTCGGCCACAGCAGGGAGAAGAGACGTTCTTTCCACGACGCACAAAAAAGGATAATGAGCTGGATATAAATCTGCCGTTGGCAGCGCAGTTTAACAAATTGCGTGTTATGGATAATGAGCGTTACCCTGCCTATTTTGTTATCGACGGACATAGATTTATTATCAAAATATATAAGGACAGCGAGCATAAAAATGATTGA
- a CDS encoding DegT/DnrJ/EryC1/StrS family aminotransferase, producing METLALLGGEPVLRPLLPHYNSIGQDELEGVLDIIKSGTLSGFYGSWGDQFLGGPAVRAFEGAWCERFGVNHAISMNSATSGLFAAMGAIGVAPGDEVIVPPYTMSATAMAPLIYGGIPIFVDIEPDTFCLDPRKVREAITSKTKAILAVNLFGHPAPLHELMEIAREYGLMLIEDNAQGPTAREHGRYAGTIGHMGIFSLNYHKHIHTGEGGMCVTNDDQLALKLQMIRNHAENIVEHVPVENISNLIGFNYRMTELSAAVGIAQLKNMDLHVERRKIIAQRLTEGIEGMTGLTPPKVRMGCHHVYYLWALRVDEDVLGISRRMFSRALAAEGFPHFTGYVRPLYMLPLFQQRIAFGSQGYPFSLSNVHYRKGLCPVTELMHEKELLCFETCLYDIDEQKIELLVKALRKVYGNRTKLANLSEE from the coding sequence GTGGAAACGCTTGCCCTTTTAGGAGGAGAGCCAGTCCTTCGTCCTCTCTTGCCGCACTATAATTCCATAGGGCAGGATGAACTGGAAGGGGTTCTGGATATTATAAAGTCCGGAACGCTCTCCGGCTTTTACGGGAGCTGGGGAGATCAGTTTTTGGGCGGACCAGCCGTACGTGCATTTGAGGGAGCATGGTGCGAGCGGTTTGGCGTCAACCATGCAATATCAATGAATTCGGCTACTTCGGGGCTATTTGCCGCTATGGGGGCCATCGGAGTCGCCCCCGGAGATGAGGTTATCGTTCCGCCGTATACGATGTCTGCAACCGCCATGGCGCCTCTGATCTATGGCGGCATCCCTATATTTGTTGATATTGAGCCTGATACGTTTTGTCTTGATCCCCGGAAAGTTCGTGAGGCGATCACTTCAAAAACGAAAGCTATCCTCGCGGTGAATTTGTTCGGACACCCCGCGCCGCTCCATGAACTGATGGAGATTGCCCGAGAGTACGGGCTCATGCTGATAGAGGACAATGCTCAGGGTCCGACGGCAAGAGAGCATGGCCGATATGCCGGCACGATTGGCCATATGGGGATCTTCAGCCTCAATTACCATAAACACATTCATACTGGCGAAGGGGGAATGTGTGTGACAAATGATGATCAACTGGCGCTGAAACTACAGATGATCCGGAATCACGCTGAAAATATAGTCGAGCATGTCCCTGTTGAGAATATCTCAAATCTTATAGGGTTTAATTATCGCATGACGGAATTGAGTGCTGCCGTTGGTATTGCTCAGCTCAAAAATATGGATCTTCATGTTGAGAGGAGAAAGATTATAGCTCAGCGGCTTACTGAAGGCATAGAGGGGATGACCGGCCTGACCCCTCCTAAGGTGAGAATGGGCTGTCATCATGTTTATTACTTGTGGGCCTTGCGTGTTGACGAGGACGTCTTAGGGATTTCGCGACGCATGTTCAGTCGCGCGCTTGCTGCAGAGGGGTTCCCGCATTTTACCGGGTATGTCAGGCCGCTGTATATGTTACCCCTCTTCCAGCAACGTATCGCTTTCGGGTCGCAGGGGTATCCCTTCTCTCTGTCAAATGTTCATTATCGCAAGGGGCTTTGTCCTGTTACCGAGCTGATGCATGAGAAGGAATTGCTCTGTTTTGAAACCTGTTTATATGATATTGATGAGCAAAAGATCGAGCTCCTCGTAAAAGCTCTTCGCAAAGTATACGGCAACCGTACTAAGCTTGCTAACCTGTCAGAGGAGTAG
- a CDS encoding glycosyltransferase family protein — MPRIIASIEARMGSSRLPGKVLSDICGQPALTRLVRRLRRCRTLDGIVLATSTKPCDDALETWAKAEGVAYHRGSEDDVLQRVVEAQRKMKSDIVVEVTGDCVLLDPELIDWGVATLLENDCDVVTNVRKQSFPMGQDIQVYRLHDLEQVEHDITDPAVREHVSLYFYEHPEKYKVIHLLAPARWHAPHLRFQLDYPEDYRFINDIYRRMEPLHGDAFGIEEVMMLLKQEPELALINARCEEKSVR, encoded by the coding sequence ATGCCGCGCATTATCGCCAGCATTGAAGCACGCATGGGATCATCACGACTTCCGGGTAAAGTACTCTCGGATATATGCGGGCAGCCGGCGCTTACACGACTGGTCCGCCGCCTGAGGAGGTGCCGCACCCTCGATGGAATTGTATTGGCCACTTCAACGAAACCGTGTGACGATGCTCTGGAGACATGGGCCAAGGCGGAAGGAGTGGCCTATCACCGCGGTAGTGAGGATGATGTTCTACAGAGAGTTGTTGAAGCACAGCGTAAAATGAAATCGGATATTGTTGTGGAAGTCACAGGGGATTGCGTGCTCCTTGACCCGGAGCTTATCGATTGGGGCGTTGCCACATTACTGGAAAATGACTGTGATGTCGTTACCAACGTACGCAAGCAATCCTTTCCGATGGGACAGGATATCCAGGTTTATCGCTTGCACGATCTTGAACAGGTTGAACATGATATAACAGATCCGGCAGTACGTGAGCATGTCTCCTTGTATTTTTACGAACATCCTGAAAAGTACAAAGTTATACATTTACTGGCCCCTGCCCGATGGCATGCGCCTCATTTACGATTTCAATTGGATTATCCCGAGGACTATCGCTTCATTAATGACATCTATCGAAGAATGGAGCCTTTGCATGGTGATGCTTTTGGGATCGAGGAAGTTATGATGTTGCTCAAGCAGGAGCCGGAGCTTGCTCTCATCAATGCCCGTTGCGAGGAGAAGTCTGTTCGGTGA
- a CDS encoding Gfo/Idh/MocA family oxidoreductase, with product MSNKPLRTVIIGFGKIGAGYADDPVMSRHYPIASHAQALAAHPAFAWEAVVDPSNSALDNARKRWSIQYAEKDIDSLAQRYAPEVAVIATPPQFRAGLIEKLPTLRAVLVEKPLGLTTQEGSTFLQECCRRQVMVQVNLWRRADTVFRMLASGGLVERIGRAQAVFGTYGNGLLNNGTHMIDFITMLLGEVSSVQAVSVNTPPYCAGPLDGDPQIPFVLYLKNGVVAMLQPLQFEHYRENSLDMWGERGRLQIAQEGLGVFLFPHCTNRAIQGEFEVACDRPQLLETTVGAALYEIYDNLANAIYNEVPLWSPGESALKAERAVEAIKESACRKGALIALESE from the coding sequence GTGAGCAACAAGCCGTTACGGACGGTCATTATAGGATTTGGAAAGATCGGTGCAGGATATGCGGACGACCCTGTAATGTCTCGCCATTATCCTATTGCCTCTCACGCCCAGGCATTGGCTGCTCATCCGGCATTCGCCTGGGAGGCAGTAGTTGATCCGTCAAATAGCGCGCTTGACAATGCCCGGAAAAGATGGAGTATCCAGTATGCGGAAAAAGACATTGATAGCCTGGCGCAGCGCTATGCACCTGAAGTAGCGGTTATTGCTACCCCCCCACAGTTTCGGGCAGGGCTTATTGAGAAGCTCCCAACACTTCGAGCGGTTCTCGTTGAAAAGCCGCTTGGGCTCACTACTCAAGAGGGTTCTACGTTTCTGCAGGAGTGTTGCCGTCGCCAGGTCATGGTGCAGGTCAATTTGTGGCGCAGAGCCGACACCGTGTTCCGAATGCTTGCATCAGGAGGGCTGGTCGAACGCATTGGTCGTGCACAGGCCGTTTTTGGCACCTATGGAAACGGTCTTTTGAATAATGGCACTCACATGATCGATTTCATTACCATGCTCTTGGGGGAGGTCAGCTCCGTTCAGGCAGTAAGCGTGAATACCCCACCATACTGTGCAGGGCCGCTCGACGGTGACCCCCAAATCCCCTTTGTTTTATATCTCAAGAACGGGGTTGTCGCAATGCTGCAGCCTCTTCAATTCGAGCACTATCGTGAGAACTCTCTCGACATGTGGGGTGAGCGGGGGAGGCTGCAGATTGCTCAGGAGGGACTGGGAGTTTTTCTCTTCCCCCACTGTACCAATAGGGCGATCCAGGGTGAATTCGAGGTTGCCTGCGATCGGCCACAATTACTGGAAACAACTGTTGGTGCGGCGCTGTACGAAATATACGATAACTTGGCAAATGCTATTTATAACGAAGTTCCGTTGTGGAGCCCAGGAGAATCGGCCTTGAAAGCAGAACGTGCTGTTGAGGCCATCAAAGAGTCGGCATGTCGCAAAGGGGCATTGATTGCACTCGAAAGTGAATGA